The following proteins are encoded in a genomic region of Oncorhynchus kisutch isolate 150728-3 linkage group LG6, Okis_V2, whole genome shotgun sequence:
- the LOC109878675 gene encoding coronin-1A, with protein sequence MSRKVVRASKFRHVFGQGVKADQCYDDIRISQMTWDSNFCSVNPKFVAMIVDASGGGAFLVLPLNKTGRIDMSQPTVCGHTGPVLDIEFCPHNDNIIASGSEDCSVMIWEIPEGGLVTPLNDPVVKLEGHSKRVGILSWHPTAHNVLMSAGCDNVVILWNVACGEAMVRIDSVHPDLIYSACWNRDGSQILTSCKDKTIRVLDPRKGTVIAEKEKTHEGSRPVKAVFVSEGKILSTGFSRMSERQVALWDPKSFGEPLTLQELDTSSGVLLPFFDPDTGIVYLCGKGDSSIRYFEVTDEAPYVHYLSMYSSKESQKGMGYMPKRGLEVNKCEIARFYKLHERKCEPIVMTVPRKSDLFQEDLYPDTMGPEPSVEANEWFEGKEGQPILISLKDGFATTTKSKEFKVHKSLLKTTSTAMGHQHGNTGEVHALQKEVKALKETVEELTKRVSKLESKN encoded by the exons ATGTCCAGGAAGGTAGTCAGGGCCAGTAAGTTCCGTCATGTCTTCGGCCAGGGGGTGAAGGCTGACCAGTGCTACGATGACATCCGCATCTCCCAGATGACCTGGGACAGCAACTTCTGCTCTGTCAACCCCAAGTTCGTGGCCATGATTGTGGATGCCAGCGGAGGAGGGGCCTTCCTAGTGCTGCCTCTGAACAAG ACGGGTCGTATTGACATGTCCCAGCCCACAGTCTGTGGACACACAGGCCCAGTGCTGGATATTGAGTTCTGTCCCCACAACGACAACATCATTGCCAGTGGTTCAGAGGACTGCAGTGTCATG ATTTGGGAGATCCCGGAGGGTGGCCTGGTCACGCCCTTGAACGACCCCGTGGTGAAGCTGGAGGGGCACTCCAAACGCGTGGGCATCCTCAGTTGGCACCCCACTGCCCACAATGTGCTCATGAGCGCAG GCTGTGACAACGTGGTGATCCTGTGGAACGTGGCATGTGGAGAGGCCATGGTGAGGATCGATTCGGTCCACCCTGACCTAATCTACAGTGCCTGCTGGAACAGGGACGGCTCCCAGatcctcacctcctgtaaggACAAGACCATACGTGTGCTGGACCCCCGCAAGGGCACAGTCATTGCC gagaaggagaagacacACGAAGGCTCCAGGCCTGTCAAGGCTGTGTTTGTGTCCGAAGGGAAGATCCTGAGCACCGGCTTCAGTCGCATGAGTGAGAGACAGGTGGCACTTTGGGACCCG AAGAGCTTTGGGGAGCCACTCACCCTGCAGGAGTTGGACACCAGCAGTGGTGTCCTATTGCCCTTCTTTGACCCTGACACTGGCATCGTCTACCTCTGTGGCAAG GGTGACAGCAGTATCCGGTACTTTGAGGTGACAGATGAGGCTCCCTATGTTCACTACCTGTCCATGTACAGTAGTAAGGAGAGTCAGAAGGGCATGGGCTACATGCCCAAGAGGGGCCTGGAGGTCAACAAGTGTGAAATCGCCAG GTTTTACAAGCTCCATGAGAGGAAGTGTGAGCCCATTGTCATGACGGTGCCCCGCAAG tctgaCCTGTTTCAGGAGGATTTGTATCCAGACACCATGGGTCCAGAGCCGTCTGTGGAGGCCAATGAGTGGTTTGAAGGCAAAGAGGGCCAACCTATCCTGATCTCCTTGAAGGACGGTTTTGCGACAACCACCAAATccaaagagttcaaagttcacaaAAGTCTTCTGAAGACCACATCAACAGCCATGGGGCATCAGCACGGTAACACTGGG gagGTACATGCCTTGCAGAAGGAGGTGAAGGCTCTGAAGGAAACAGTAGAGGAGCTTACCAAGCGCGTGAGCAAACTGGAGAGCAAGAATTGA
- the LOC109878696 gene encoding progestin and adipoQ receptor family member 4 has product MVSNKFLFAIILLYVYIGVQSLFYFFGGVVLTILVAMAFLNGPRLLDWANSPPHLQFNKYVLTGYRPISSVQDCIRSLFYMHNELGNIYTHGIPLLCFLFLIPLNFPWSQISVTWLGVVHFLACLSPQLGSVLYHLFMNHEGGEPVYHTLLTLDMCGICMINTLGALPIVYSTLLCYPFTRTVALLVYILLSSYAIYSAITARSSVRRLRSFAWQALFRFSFFLLRWVGVGGGSPTSLQHFLTMDALAVLGGIINISRIPERFRPGLFDYWCNSHQIMHVLVVGSILYLHWGVLDDLLWINSHHCPSD; this is encoded by the exons ATGGTGTCTAATAAATTTTTATTCGCAATAATTCTattatatgtgtatataggtgtacagtcattattttacttttttggCGGCGTCGTTTTAACTATTTTGGTTGCTATGGCATTTTTAAATGGACCCAGACTATTAGACTGGGCGAATTCACCTCCTCATCTTCAATTCAACAAATACGTCCTGACTGGATACCGACCAATATCTTCTGTCCAAGACTGTATAAGAAGCCTTTTTTACATGCACAACGAACTGGGaaacatatacacacatg GTATCCCTCTGCTCTGCTTCCTGTTCCTCATCCCGCTCAACTtcccctggtcccagatcagtgtgACATGGCTGGGTGTGGTCCACTTCCTGGCCTGCCTGTCCCCCCAGCTGGGCTCTGTGCTCTACCACCTCTTCATGAACCACGAGGGAGGAGAGCCTGTCTACCACACTCTTCTCACCCTTGACATGTGTGGCATCTGTATGATCAACACGCTGG GAGCGCTGCCCATCGTCTACAGCACCCTGCTGTGCTACCCATTCACCCGCACAGTGGCTCTGCTCGTCTACATCCTGCTGTCCAGCTATGCTATCTACTCGGCCATCACGGCGCGGAGTAGCGTGCGGCGCCTCCGCTCCTTTGCCTGGCAGGCCCTGTTCCGCTTCTCCTTCTTCCTGCTGCGCTGGGTGGGTGTGGGCGGCGGCAGCCCCACCTCGCTGCAACACTTCCTCACCATGGACGCGCTGGCTGTACTGGGCGGGATCATCAACATCTCGCGCATCCCAGAGCGCTTCCGCCCGGGCCTCTTTGACTACTGGTGCAACAGCCACCAGATCATGCACGTGCTGGTGGTGGGCTCCATCCTCTACCTGCACTGGGGTGTGCTGGACGACCTGCTCTGGATCAACAGCCACCACTGTCCCTCAGACTGA
- the LOC109878676 gene encoding claudin-4, producing the protein MGSAGVQIVCVALGVLGLIGGIVCCAIPRWKVSSFTGQNIVTAQETEEGLWMTCVVQSTGQQQCKSYESLLVLPSNLQASRAMTIISCMVTSLAILILFAGADFTTCVENEDIKPKISLVAGIALLVSGLLLIIPVSWSAHNVISNFYNPLVAQKMELGTCIFIGWAAGVLLILAGGLLMCFSRAKSGSSGGTAKYYSNSASAPAANKNYV; encoded by the exons atGGGATCTGCTGGGGTACAGATTGTATGTGTGGCCCTTGGGGTCCTGGGCCTGATCGGGGGCATTGTGTGCTGTGCCATCCCTAGGTGGAAAGTGTCATCATTTACAGGACAGAACATCGTAACGGCACAG gaAACTGAAGAGGGCCTGTGGATGACCTGTGTGGTGCAGAGTACTGGCCAGCAGCAGTGTAAGAGCTATGAGTCCCTGCTGGTTCTGCCATCTAACCTGCAGGCGTCCCGCGCCATGACCATCATCAGCTgcatggtcacctccctggccatCCTCATCTTGTTCGCCGGCGCCGACTTCACCACCTGCGTGGAGAATGAGGACATCAAGCCCAAGATCAGCCTTGTGGCTGGGATCGCTCTGTTGGTGTCtggcctcctcctcatcatccctGTCAGCTGGTCCGCCCACAACGTCATCAGCAACTTCTACAACCCCCTTGTGGCCCAGAAGATGGAGCTGGGAACCTGTATCTTTATTGGCTGGGCTGCTGGGGTGCTGCTGATTCTGGCCGGAGGCCTGCTCATGTGCTTCAGCAGAGCCAAATCTGGCAGCTCGGGAGGAACCGCCAAGTACTACAGTAACAGCGCTTCAGCCCCCGCTGCCAACAAGAACTACGTCTAG
- the LOC109878684 gene encoding perforin-1 translates to MSLLIVCLWAGLMLSIPRPSCQSCTIGSANECKEAEFAPGTNLAGEGFDITKMKRKGAFVIDMNVWKRKDKTCTLCKNPYLEGKQQRLPLAVVDWRPNHHCSMKVSSKLHRSSESLVSSSGSSVENNWQVNLELEKGSKSGKIMLAGTNSKLAEYSMEKTKSDKFSFISHSVSCGYYSYRVSGQPKLHREFKTAVKNLPKIYQQENKQRYYKLIDNFGTHYITKVSLGGTVQSVTSIMQCQASLQGLSAEEVKMCLDVEASASVGDRNSLKTEFKHCQEDKSKTESKASFSSVFNDRFTEVKGGHTTEPELLFSAENDPASYKEWLNSLPHYPDIVSYSLESLHELLPTTNPARKHLRKAISDYILEKALWKNCSEPCQTGIKSDHRDSCVCGCHNIPGVSADCCPTRKGLARVVITVQRGANLWGDHTTATDGYVKVAFAGQTIGRTTVIYNNNNPSWAMSYDLGTVDLSTSKKLRFEVWDEDDKWNDDLLGECEKELTAGVKEDLCNLQHGQMFYKWEAVCAPSLGGSACMDYVPSPMNPHLEKIYVSRHSRLIPKDMLVSMGVLVDGPNLHGNKSLSPGNRESGRF, encoded by the exons ATGTCCTTATTGATAGTGTGCCTCTGGGCAGGGCTTATGTTGTCCATTCCTCGTCCCAGTTGCCAATCATGCACCATCGGCTCAGCCAATGAGTGCAAAGAGGCAGAATTTGCTCCTGGAACCAACCTAGCAGGGGAAGGCTTTGACATCACCAAAATGAAACGCAAAGGAGCCTTTGTCATTGACATGAACGTGTGGAAACGCAAAGACAAGACCTGCACCCTCTGTAAGAATCCCTATCTGGAAGGGAAACAACAGAGGCTTCCTTTGGCAGTGGTGGATTGGAGACCAAACCACCACTGTAGTATGAAAGTGTCCAGTAAACTCCATCGCTCCAGTGAGTCTCTCGTCAGCTCCAGTGGCTCTTCTGTGGAGAATAACTGGCAGGTCAATCTAGAGTTAGAGAAGGGATCAAAAAGTGGGAAGATTATGCTCGCTGGTACCAACTCCAAATTGGCTGAGTACTCCATGGAGAAAACCAAGAGTGACAAGTTCAGTTTCATAAGCCACAGTGTATCCTGCGGGTATTACAG CTATCGAGTATCTGGCCAGCCCAAGTTACACCGAGAATTCAAGACAGCAGTGAAGAATCTCCCCAAAATATATCAACAAGAAAACAAACAACGTTATTACAAGCTTATTGATAACTTTGGCACGCATTACATTAccaag GTGAGCCTGGGTGGAACGGTGCAGTCTGTGACCAGTATCATGCAGTGCCAGGCCAGCCTGCAGGGTCTCAGTGCGGAGGAGGTGAAGATGTGTCTGGATGTGGAGGCGTCTGCCAGTGTGGGTGACAGAAACAGCTTGAAGACTGAGTTCAAGCACTGTCAGGAGGATAAGTCTAAGACAGAGAGCAAGGCCAGCTTCTCCAGTGTCTTCAATGATAG GTTCACAGAGGTGAAAGGTGGCCACACCACAGAACCAGAGCTCCTCTTCTCTGCTGAAAATGATCCCGCCTCCTACAAGGAATGGCTGAACTCCCTACCACACTATCCGGACATTGTCTCCTATTCGCTGGAATCTCTCCATGAGTTGCTGCCCACCACCAACCCAGCTCGGAAGCACCTGCGCAAGGCCATCAGCGACTACATCCTGGAGAAGGCCTTGTGGAAGAACTGTTCTGAACCCTGTCAAACTGGCATCAAAAGTGACCACAGAGACTCCTGCGTCTGCGGCTGCCACAACATCCCCGGGGTGAGCGCCGACTGCTGTCCCACCCGCAAGGGCCTGGCGCGGGTGGTCATCACTGTTCAGAGAGGGGCCAACCTGTGGGGagaccacaccactgccactgaCGGCTACGTGAAGGTGGCTTTCGCAGGCCAGACAATCGGACGCACTACAGTtatctacaacaacaacaaccccaGCTGGGCAATGAGCTATGACCTGGGAACCGTGGATCTGTCAACCAGTAAGAAGCTGAGATTTGAGGTGTGGGACGAGGACGACAAGTGGAACGACGACCTGTTAGGAGAATGTGAGAAGGAGCTGACAGCCGGGGTGAAGGAGGATCTCTGCAACCTCCAGCATGGCCAAATGTTCTACAAGTGGGAGGCGGTGTGTGCCCCCAGTCTAGGTGGCTCTGCCTGTATGGACTATGTGCCCTCCCCTATGAATCCCCACCTGGAGAAGATTTATGTGTCTCGCCACTCCCGTCTCATTCCAAAGGACATGCTGGTGAGTATGGGAGTGTTGGTGGACGGACCCAATCTCCATGGCAACAAGAGCCTCAGTCCAGGGAACAGAGAGTCTGGTCGATTTTAG